The following coding sequences are from one Musa acuminata AAA Group cultivar baxijiao chromosome BXJ1-6, Cavendish_Baxijiao_AAA, whole genome shotgun sequence window:
- the LOC103988649 gene encoding GRAS family protein RAM1-like, whose amino-acid sequence MMINNRCGSLGSLKSDNASSSKQGPPSPTTSAEESNVLTASMTEEKDQSTLKGLKLDADIDVEVQSPDRALLESLFADQVDFGTDFMISSPRRDLMACSPRRDFMACSPMRDCTRISSPKRDYMVSSPKREYMVSSPKRENMVSSPKRVGLSPTHSHHNSFTYVRGMHGSPGLIQPSYYSSNLCKGKSQSPLHKVCNSSSSLYASCSSSTELLHGESLALPAVDAFYWDYSREGYEVCTMGAEFSSEALAAPPMASLPSLLDCFVMESRYGNSANDMMAAGVQFSGEDDRYQQVGGGGAVQHQEHGFLCAVGPNATSSTTTATNTAKVEASYHGLVGGSSAVVPTELEQEQDSGLQLVHLLLACAEATSKDDLVAARRYLHNLNHVVSPFGDSMQRVASCFTDALSARLSPSTSSSRKYARFPPPAPDVLKIYQIIYQACPYIKFAHFTANQAIFEAFESEDCVHVIDLDILQGYQWPAFLQALAARPGGAPALRITGVGHPADSVRETGRHLAELAHSLRVPFEFHAATVERLEDLRPSMLHRRVGEALAVNSVNRLHRVPGAHLGPLLAMIRDQAPKIFTLVEQEASHNGPYFLGRFLEALHYYSAIFDSLDATFPSDSAARAKVEQFLLAPEIRNIVACEGSERVARHERLERWRRVMEGRGFEGVALSANAVNQSKILLGLYPCDGYRLTEDKGCLLLGWQDRPIIAASAWRC is encoded by the exons ATGATGATCAACAATAGATGTGGAAGCTTGGGGAGCTTGAAAAGTGACAACGCCTCGAGCTCAAAGCAAGGACCGCCTTCTCCTACGACCTCGGCGGAGGAGTCCAATGTGCTCACCGCCTCCATGACAGAGGAAAAAGACCAGTCCACCTTGAAAGGGCTAAAACTCGATGCCGACATTGATGTGGAGGTGCAGTCGCCTGATCGTGCGCTTCTGGAGTCGTTGTTCGCCGACCAAGTCGATTTCGGCACCGACTTCATGATCTCCTCCCCCAGGAGGGATTTGATGGCTTGCTCTCCCAGGAGGGATTTCATGGCTTGCTCTCCCATGAGGGACTGCACGAGGATTTCTTCTCCAAAGAGAGACTACATGGTTTCTTCTCCAAAGAGGGAATACATGGTGTCATCACCTAAGAGGGAGAATATGGTCTCATCACCTAAGAGGGTTGGACTCAGTCCTACCCACAGTCACCACAACAGCTTCACCTACGTGCGTGGGATGCATGGGTCGCCTGGACTCATCCAACCTTCGTATTATTCGTCGAACCTTTGCAAAGGGAAGTCACAAAGCCCACTGCACAAAGTCTGCAACAGCTCTTCTTCTCTTTATGCTTCGTGTTCTTCCTCCACAGAGTTGCTTCACGGGGAAAGCCTAGCCCTGCCAGCCGTCGATGCTTTCTACTGGGACTACAGTAGAGAAGGGTACGAGGTGTGCACTATGGGAGCCGAGTTCTCTTCTGAAGCTTTGGCGGCGCCTCCCATGGCGTCGCTGCCGTCATTATTAGATTGCTTCGTGATGGAGTCGAGATACGGCAACTCAGCGAATGATATGATGGCAGCAGGGGTTCAGTTCAGTGGAGAGGATGATAGATACCAACAGGTCGGGGGTGGGGGAGCTGTGCAACATCAAGAACATGGATTTCTATGCGCAGTGGGCCCTAATGCCACTAGTAGTACTACTACTGCTACCAATACTGCTAAAGTTGAAGCTTCGTATCATGGCTTAGTGGGTGGTTCCTCTGCTGTCGTACCTACAGAACTCGAGCAG GAGCAAGACAGTGGACTCCAACTGGTCCACCTCCTCTTGGCTTGTGCAGAGGCCACCTCCAAGGACGACCTTGTCGCCGCCCGTCGCTACCTCCACAACCTCAATCACGTTGTCTCCCCCTTCGGTGACTCCATGCAACGCGTAGCCTCATGCTTCACTGACGCCCTCTCTGCACGCCTTTcaccctccacctcctcctcgcgTAAGTATGCTCGCTTTCCCCCTCCCGCTCCTGACGTCCTCAAGATCTACCAGATCATATACCAGGCTTGCCCCTACATCAAGTTCGCCCACTTCACCGCCAACCAGGCCATCTTCGAGGCCTTCGAGTCCGAGGATTGCGTCCATGTCATCGACCTAGACATCCTGCAGGGCTACCAGTGGCCTGCATTCCTGCAAGCCCTCGCCGCTCGCCCCGGTGGTGCTCCCGCCCTCCGTATAACAGGCGTTGGCCATCCGGCTGATTCAGTCCGCGAGACCGGTCGCCATCTCGCCGAGCTTGCTCACTCCCTCCGTGTGCCCTTCGAGTTCCACGCTGCCACCGTTGAGCGGCTAGAAGACCTTCGTCCCAGCATGCTCCACCGCCGTGTAGGCGAAGCTCTGGCAGTCAACTCCGTCAACCGCCTGCATCGCGTTCCCGGTGCTCATCTCGGCCCACTTCTCGCCATGATACGTGACCAAGCCCCAAAAATCTTCACTCTCGTTGAGCAGGAAGCCAGTCACAATGGACCATACTTCCTGGGGAGGTTCTTAGAGGCGCTACACTACTATTCAGCAATATTCGACTCACTGGACGCGACATTTCCGTCGGACTCGGCGGCCAGGGCGAAGGTAGAGCAGTTCTTACTGGCACCGGAGATAAGGAACATTGTGGCCTGTGAGGGCAGCGAGAGGGTGGCACGGCATGAGAGGTTGGAGAGATGGAGGAGGGTGATGGAGGGGAGGGGGTTCGAAGGGGTAGCTCTGAGTGCCAACGCCGTAAACCAGAGCAAGATTTTGCTGGGTCTGTATCCTTGTGATGGATATAGGCTGACAGAGGACAAAGGCTGCTTGTTGTTGGGATGGCAGGACAGACCTATCATAGCTGCTTCTGCATGGAGGTGTTGA